The nucleotide window TCCCAGCAATTCTTCCAGAGGGAGCTCCTTTATCTTGTCTAAACTTACTTCCATTTTTCGGACCTCCATTATGGCCAATTTAGAATATTACTCCCTACATCTATTAAGACTTTTCCTTGGACCCCCCCGCGCTGAGGGGCGAGGCTTTCAAAAGAACTACAACTTCAATCAAGGTTCTATACTTATGGGACATAGAAAATCTTATAAGTTCTCATCCCAACTTTGGGCGATGCTAATGAGGGGGGATCTATTTATCATCCTATGAGCTCAAATTAAGGTCTTCCTCTTCTAGGTTAGCTACTTCTATAAACGTCTGGAGGGTTCTGAAATGATAAAGGAGCCAGAGTTTAGAGAATACGATCCAAAGAAGCTAGAAGAGAAAGTGGAGAAGTTCTGGAGTGAAAACGAAATATACAGGAAGGTAAAAGAGCTCAGAAAGGACGGGCCAAAGTACTACTTCCTCGACGGACCCCCGTACGTTAGCGGCGCCATACATCTAGGAACAGCTTGGAACAAGATAATCAAGGACATGATAATACGCTTTAGAACCATGCAGGGTTACAACGTTTGGAGGCAACCCGGTTACGACATGCACGGCTTGCCGATAGAGGTTAAGGTCGAGCAGGCCTTGGGTCTTAAAACGAAGAAGGAAATCGAGGAAAAGATAGGAGTTGAGAACTTCATAAAGAAGTGTAAGGAGTTCGCTTTAAACAACCTCAAAATAATGACCGAACAGTTCAAGATGCTTGGCATTTGGATGGACTGGGACAATCCGTACATGACGATAAAGAACGAGTACATAGAGTCCGCGTGGTTCACACTTAAGAGGGCCTGGGAGAAGGGATTGCTCGAAAAGGACAAGAGGGTTCTTCACTGGTGCCCCAGGTGTGAAACGGCTTTAGCTGAACACGAAGTTAGGGGAGAGTACAAGCTTAGGAAGGATCCGAGCATATACGTGAAGTTCCCCGTGGAGGGGAAGGAGAACGAGTATCTACTAATTTGGACCACAACGCCTTGGACTTTACCAGCTAACTTAGCGGTTTCAGCTCACCCAGATTACGATTACGTTAAGGTTAAAGTGGAGTTTAACGGCAGAGAAGAGTACTGGATACTAGCCAAGGCCTTGGTTGACAAGGTTCTCGGCGAGATTGGGGTTAAGGGAGAGGTCGTTGAGGAGTTCAAGGGAAGGGAACTCGAAGGTCTGAGGTACGTGCACATCCTTATGGATGAGTATCCGAGGCAGAAGGAGTTCAAGGAGAAGTATGAATGGGCCCACAGGGTTATATTGGCTGACTTCGTAACCCTCGAGGAAGGTACGGGTTTAGTCCACACCGCCCCTGGACACGGTGAGGAGGACTTTGAAGTTGGCCAGAAGTACGGGTTACCCGTTTACAGTCCATTGGATGACCAAGGAAAGTACACCGAGGGGAAATGGAAGGGAATCTACGTTAAAGAGGCAGATCCCAAGATAATAGAGCACTTGAGGGAAAAGGGCTACCTCGTGAAAGCTGGAGAAATAGAGCACAAGTATCCTCATTGCTGGCGCTGTAAGACCCCGCTTATATTTAGAGCCACAGACCAGTGGTTCCTGAAGATAAGCAAGGTTAAGGATAAGATAATCAAGGAGAACGACGAGAAGGTAACCTGGTATCCGGATTGGGTTAAGATAAGGTTCGACAACGGCGTAAGGGACAGTGGCGACTGGGTTATAAGCAGGCAACGCTACTGGGGAATTCCACTTCCAATATGGCAGAGTGAAGATGGCGAGATATACGTGGTCGGCTCATGGAGAGAATTGGTTGAGCTTGCGGTTGCCATAGAGGTTAACGGCGAGAGGATTGAGTTACCTGAAAGCTACGAGGAGAAGCTCAAGGTTATAGAGGAGAAGCTCGGCCCAGAGGACCTTCACAGGCCCTACGTCGATGCATTCATAATAAAGGTCAATGGAAAAGATATGAGAAGGGTAAAGGACGTTGTAGACGTTTGGTTCGACAGCGGAATAGCAAGCTGGGCTTCCCTGGGCTACCCCAGGAATAAAGAGCTCTTCGAAAAGCTATGGCCAGCTGACTTCATAGTTGAAGGCGAGGATCAAGTCACCAAGTGGTTCTATTCACAGCAAGCCGCGAGCATAGTGGCCTTCGACACCGTTCCATACAGAAGAGTGGCAATGCACGGCTACGTTCTCGATGAGAAAGGGGACAAGATGAGCAAGAGCCTAGGAAATATAATAAGGCCCGAGGAAGTCGTTGAGAGGGCTGGAAGGGACACTTTCAGGTTCTACATGCTCTGGGCAACCAATCCCTGGGAGAACCTTAAGTTCAGCTGGAAAGGTGTAGAGCAAGTAAGGAGAATGCTAAACATACTTTGGAACGTTTACGTTCTAGCATCAACGTACATGAGCCTAGACAACTTTGACCCCAGGAAATTAAACCCAGATGAGCTCCCCTTCAGGGAGGAAGATAAGTGGATACTAAGCAGGGTTAACAGCTTGATAAGCGAGGTTGAGAACGGCATAGAAAGCTTTTACTTAACCAAGGCAACTAGAGCTCTATACAACTTCGTCGTCGAGGACTTGAGTAGGTGGTACGTTAGGCTAATAAGGAAGAGGCTCTGGGTAGAGGGAGAAGATCCAGACAAGTTGGCCGCATACTACACCCTTTGGAAGGTGTTCGACGTTTTGCTAAGACTACTCGCGCCATTCACGCCCTATATAGCTGAAGAGATATACCAGAATCTCATAAGGCCGTTCACAAACGTCGAGAGCGTCCACATGCTTGACTGGCCCAAGGTGGACGAGAAGGCCATCGATGAGGAACTCGAGAGGGAGATGGAGTTCATAAGGAGGATCGTTGAGGCCGGCTCTGCAGCTAGGCAAAGGGCAAAGATAAAGCTTCGCTATCCAGTTAGAAGGATAATCATCGAGACCGAGGACGAAACAGTAAAGAAGGCCGTTGAGAGGCTAAACAGAATACTAAGGGATCAGCTGAATGCCAAGGAAGTTAAGGTTGGAAGGGTTGAGAGGGAGCTAACAATAAAGCCGAACTTCGCCAAGCTTGGGCCTGAATTCAAGGGAGACGCCAAGATAATAGCCAAGTGGATAAATGAGAACGGAAGGGAGCTCTACGAGAAGGGAGAACTTACAGTTGAGATAGACGGAAAGACGTTCCACTTAACGAGGGAGCACATAATAGTGGAAGAGAAGCTTCCAGACTTCTTCGTCAGCGAAGAGTTTGAGGGAGGAAGGGTCTTCGTAGATAAGACCCTAACGAGGGAGTTGATAGCAGAAGGATTAGCTAGGGAGTTCGTGAGGAGAATACAGGAGATGAGGAAGAGACTTGACCTAGATGTAAACGACAGGATAATAGTCACGATAGAAACCACGGATGAGAACGTTGAGCTACTCAAGGAGAACCTCGACTACATAATGAGAGAAACTAGGGCTGATAAGATAGTGTTTGGAAAAGCTAAGGGCTACGTTGTGGAATGGCCAGAGGTTCAGGCGAAGATAGGGATTGAGAAAGTCGAAGAGTAACTTTGGCTTCTTTTCTCTTTCACTTCATTTAAATTCTAAGAATGCTCCAGACAGTAAAGAGCATGGCCACTGCAATTGAAAGCATAATAATCGCAAGAATTCTCCCACCAACCCTGCGCGAGAGGTAAATCCCTAGAAAGCCAAAGAGAGCGTTTAAGATTGAGAGAATCAAAAACCCCTCAGCGTTTCTAACCACTGCATTGAACATTCTCAGAACGTCTTCCGGGTAGTTTTTGGTTGAAATGTAAGAGGAAACGACCCAGATAACGGGAATCGCGAGGGTAGAGACAAGGGATGTTTCGGCGATGAACTCAAAGGCATCTTCTGCTCTTCTACTCTTGAGGAAGTACAGAGGAAGAGCCAAAATCCACACCACCATAGTGACAAAGATAGGATACATCACTACCATAAGAAAAGCCAGGCCAACGAACGCCATGATGGCGAAGAAAACATCGTGAAACCACAGAAGAGACGTGCTGAGAAGTCCCCAGATAATGAGGTGATGGGCTATGCACTCCTGTACGTCGTGCTTTAGGTATCCTGAATCCCACGGTTCATCCCAGTGCTCCTCAAGAATCTCGCCAATTCGCTTGATGTCACTTTTCCTGTACCCGTGCTTCTCCAGAATGCGGGCGAGGAAGAAGACCATTGAACCCATTACGAGAACAAAAAGAAAGGCCGTAATGAGGGCCCATTCACGGGTTATGACGTCGAGTTTCACCCAGACGAAGCCAAACACCATTGAAAAGAGCACCACGGGAAAAACGAAAATTTCAAAGATAATTTTTCCCTTCACAGATACCACCCAGATTTTTGTCCGAACTAAAGTGAGTGCAGTTGGATAAAAATCTTTATCACGAGGGGAATCAGAGCCAGGGAGATCAGCAGGAGCATTAAAAGGCCAAGCTTCCTCTTTCGGGGCAGGATGAAAATCCCCGTAAGGCCGTATAGAGCGTTCAGGGCAGAGAGCAACAAAAGGTTCTTATATAGATTTACGTTTACGTGGAATTTTAGGAGAGAGTTGAACGCCTTAATTCCTGAGGTTCCAAGATGTTGGAATATAAACCCTAAAAGAATCAGAAAGCTCCCAGAAACCAGCGAAATTAGCAGAACTTCCTTGAATACAGGCGAGAATCGTTTTCCAGTTAAACTTTCATAGAGCATCGAAGGAACGTCCATGAGTAATATCGCCATAGAAGCAATCAACAAAAGTCCGACGGTTATAAAAACTAACGCATAGTCAATAGCGAGGGTTATCCCCTTCTCAGGACCATTAATCAGAACTACGGAACTAAAAGCACCCCATATTAAGATAGCACGAAAAATTCCTGATGTCAAATCGTTGATTATTTCTGAGTTAACCTGCTCAAGAACTTTGGGAAGCTCTTTAAATTTGAGGTTGATATAACCTGTCTTTCTCAGGCGCTTTTTGAGCACAAGGATAATGAAGGCCAGTACAAGGAAGAGAGAAACTATCGATGTAATTAGCCAGGGGACGTTGAAATTCTCACGCTGAATATTAGAGATTGGGTGAATGTAAAGAAACGTCCATATAACTACCCACGCTATTAACGGAACCATTACAGCCTCTATTATCAACCTTTTTCCAGATTTCATTTTGGGTCCTGACATTATCCTTGTTTTGTTTTATTAAAGTTCTTGGAACTCCCTCTGTATCGTCCCCCAAACAGTCTGAGGCAAAGAACCCGGGTTCGCGAGCAATATTAACCCGCCATTTTTCGCAAGTACGTTATCTTTAAGCGAGAGAAGGAACTTCATAGTTGGCTTCTCTCCATTGTAGAGGAGTAAGTAATCTAAGCTGTCGAGGATTACGAATGTATTCTCGTCTAAGTTGCTGAGGATATAATGCATAAGTGGTGCTAATTTAGTCGGTTCAATTGACTTCTCACCCTCAACGTTGCTAACCCAAATGTATGGTATTCCAAGCTCCTTCCATATTTTTGGAGACCTCGTTATGGCTAGAGCTTTCTTTCCCGATAGGAGCTTTTGGATCTCTTGACCGTTAAGATTTGTAGTATAATAGGCCCCCGAGGGTATAGGTTCTCCTGGGTGATTAATTGCTTTAGGTCTCACCTTTAGGGAAAATCCCCTTGCTAAATAAAAAGTTGTTAAAGCTAAGATCGCTATCCCAATACTCTCTAAAACATCATCTACTATCTTCAAGGTCTTATATGGGATAATATCGTTTAAAACGTTAACAAGGTAGCCGAACCATATTACAGCGATTCCAACTAAGCTGTATCTTACAGCTCTCTTTCCGAATAGGTTTTCTAAGTACTTCCGAACGAAGAGAATCAATAGGATAATTATCGTGAACGCAACGAAGGACACAAACTCGGTAAGTAGCTTTACACTCTCATAACTAATCATATCCATCCCATATAAATTTACAACGAACCTTGGAAATATTAAAGTTTCGAAGCTAACTTTGCGTTACAAAGTTTAACCTGGGTATATATACATCGTCCAAATTAACATATACTTGGTGATAGTATGGAGGAAGTTAGGGAACTCAAAGAGGTCCTCGACAAAGTTGAGAGAAAACTAATCGCAGGATTTCACGTGTACACTGCTCTAGTTTACTCGGCGTGGCTTGCGGCCATAGGAGGTTACTTACTCCTAACATTCTTGCGCTTTGAGTATCTCGGCATGTACTGGCTAATAGCTATCGCCTTAATAATAGGGCTCACGATAAAGGTTTACACTAAGTACATAAGCTCTGAACATGGAGAGGAAAAGCTAGGCTATGCTTGGATAGTAGGTTGGATCCTCGGTGGAATATCCTGGGTATTACTTGGAGATGCTAGGGGACTTGCAACAATGATAGTCCTAGGCCACGTAGGGATGTTCGTATCCTTTAGGGAGAACAGCATGCTGATTCCACTAGCTTTAGCGCTCGTTTTATTAAAGCCAAGCTGGGAACTTGCCGATGCTTTGATAGTTCTAACGTACTCATTAACCGCCCTCGTTAACTTGTACAAGGCCTTCAGGGTGATTTAATGGAAGAGCTTAAGCAACTTATGAAGTCCCACATCCTTGGAAATCCCGTGAGGCTTGGCATAATGGTTTTTCTCCTTTCCAGGAGAAAGGCCACTTTCTCCCAAATTCAAAAGGTTCTGGATTTAACTCCTGGGAACTTGAAGTCCCACTTAAATGTCTTGGAAAAGGATAAATTGATAAAAACGTACAAAGTTATAGCCGATAGGCCCAGAACGGTAGTCGAGATAACGGACAAAGGTATTCAAGAGACTAGGAAATTTCTTAAGATGTTGAAAGGAATAATAGATTCGATTGAGTTTTAGCAATACCTTTTTAATTGTCCCCTTGAACTTAAGTTTAGGTGAGAGAAGTGGCCGAAGACATTGAGGAGATAAGAAGAAGGAAGCTCCTCGAGTTGCAGAGAAAGTATTTGGAGCAACAGAAGGCCCAGGAGGAAGAGGCCAGGCAACAGGCATTAATAGAGGCTCAAATACAGGCAATACTAAGGAAAATACTAACACCTGAGGCAAGAGAAAGGCTTGCTAGGGTAAGGCTAGTTAGGCCAGAGCTGGCGAGGCAAGTGGAATTGATATTAGTTCAACTCTACCAAGCAGGTCAGATAACCGAGAGGATTGATGATGCCAAGTTGAAGAAGATACTTGCCCAGATAGAGGCTAGGACGAGAAGAGAGTTCAGGATAAAGTGGTGATTTCGTTTTCTACATAATAATACTTATATACAATTTAAGGGACAATA belongs to Pyrococcus abyssi GE5 and includes:
- the ileS gene encoding isoleucine--tRNA ligase; translated protein: MIKEPEFREYDPKKLEEKVEKFWSENEIYRKVKELRKDGPKYYFLDGPPYVSGAIHLGTAWNKIIKDMIIRFRTMQGYNVWRQPGYDMHGLPIEVKVEQALGLKTKKEIEEKIGVENFIKKCKEFALNNLKIMTEQFKMLGIWMDWDNPYMTIKNEYIESAWFTLKRAWEKGLLEKDKRVLHWCPRCETALAEHEVRGEYKLRKDPSIYVKFPVEGKENEYLLIWTTTPWTLPANLAVSAHPDYDYVKVKVEFNGREEYWILAKALVDKVLGEIGVKGEVVEEFKGRELEGLRYVHILMDEYPRQKEFKEKYEWAHRVILADFVTLEEGTGLVHTAPGHGEEDFEVGQKYGLPVYSPLDDQGKYTEGKWKGIYVKEADPKIIEHLREKGYLVKAGEIEHKYPHCWRCKTPLIFRATDQWFLKISKVKDKIIKENDEKVTWYPDWVKIRFDNGVRDSGDWVISRQRYWGIPLPIWQSEDGEIYVVGSWRELVELAVAIEVNGERIELPESYEEKLKVIEEKLGPEDLHRPYVDAFIIKVNGKDMRRVKDVVDVWFDSGIASWASLGYPRNKELFEKLWPADFIVEGEDQVTKWFYSQQAASIVAFDTVPYRRVAMHGYVLDEKGDKMSKSLGNIIRPEEVVERAGRDTFRFYMLWATNPWENLKFSWKGVEQVRRMLNILWNVYVLASTYMSLDNFDPRKLNPDELPFREEDKWILSRVNSLISEVENGIESFYLTKATRALYNFVVEDLSRWYVRLIRKRLWVEGEDPDKLAAYYTLWKVFDVLLRLLAPFTPYIAEEIYQNLIRPFTNVESVHMLDWPKVDEKAIDEELEREMEFIRRIVEAGSAARQRAKIKLRYPVRRIIIETEDETVKKAVERLNRILRDQLNAKEVKVGRVERELTIKPNFAKLGPEFKGDAKIIAKWINENGRELYEKGELTVEIDGKTFHLTREHIIVEEKLPDFFVSEEFEGGRVFVDKTLTRELIAEGLAREFVRRIQEMRKRLDLDVNDRIIVTIETTDENVELLKENLDYIMRETRADKIVFGKAKGYVVEWPEVQAKIGIEKVEE
- a CDS encoding DUF835 domain-containing protein, with amino-acid sequence MDMISYESVKLLTEFVSFVAFTIIILLILFVRKYLENLFGKRAVRYSLVGIAVIWFGYLVNVLNDIIPYKTLKIVDDVLESIGIAILALTTFYLARGFSLKVRPKAINHPGEPIPSGAYYTTNLNGQEIQKLLSGKKALAITRSPKIWKELGIPYIWVSNVEGEKSIEPTKLAPLMHYILSNLDENTFVILDSLDYLLLYNGEKPTMKFLLSLKDNVLAKNGGLILLANPGSLPQTVWGTIQREFQEL
- a CDS encoding transcriptional regulator, whose translation is MEELKQLMKSHILGNPVRLGIMVFLLSRRKATFSQIQKVLDLTPGNLKSHLNVLEKDKLIKTYKVIADRPRTVVEITDKGIQETRKFLKMLKGIIDSIEF
- a CDS encoding DNA-binding protein; this encodes MAEDIEEIRRRKLLELQRKYLEQQKAQEEEARQQALIEAQIQAILRKILTPEARERLARVRLVRPELARQVELILVQLYQAGQITERIDDAKLKKILAQIEARTRREFRIKW